One Amycolatopsis sp. NBC_00355 genomic window carries:
- the eboE gene encoding metabolite traffic protein EboE translates to MRFRHPDGTLVHLAYCTNVHQAEDLDGVLTQLARFGEPVRERLGVDRLGLGLWLARPVATELVSDPAAVARLRTELATRGLEVVTLNGFPYQGFHDPVVKHKVYRPDWSTPERTQYTLDLARLLGELLPEDAVRGSVSTLPLGWRTEWRDDGGQLELLAKGLAKQERPVRVAFEPEPGCVIETTAQAASLLSEVDKDWLGVCLDTCHLAVGFEDPAAALGRLEAAGLDVVKLQASAALEAANPADPATREALQSFVEPRFLHQSNEGAPPGADDLDLALAGGLPGEAPWRVHFHVPLHADPAPPLTSTRPVLTSTLAELFGGATARTDHIEVETYTWRVLPDAPADDAGLVAGITAELDWTRRSLIGLGLEEVTR, encoded by the coding sequence GTGAGGTTCCGGCATCCCGACGGCACGCTCGTCCACCTCGCCTACTGCACCAACGTGCACCAGGCCGAGGACCTCGACGGCGTGCTCACGCAGCTGGCCCGCTTCGGCGAGCCGGTGCGGGAGCGCCTGGGCGTCGACCGGCTCGGGCTCGGCCTGTGGCTGGCCCGGCCGGTGGCGACCGAGCTGGTCTCCGATCCGGCGGCGGTGGCGAGGCTGCGCACCGAGCTGGCCACGCGCGGCCTGGAGGTCGTCACGCTCAACGGGTTCCCGTACCAGGGGTTCCACGACCCGGTCGTCAAGCACAAGGTCTACCGGCCGGACTGGTCGACGCCCGAGCGGACGCAGTACACCCTCGACCTCGCGCGGCTACTGGGCGAGCTGCTGCCCGAGGACGCCGTCCGTGGCAGCGTCTCGACTTTGCCGCTGGGCTGGCGCACCGAGTGGCGGGACGACGGCGGTCAGCTCGAACTGCTGGCCAAGGGGCTGGCGAAGCAGGAGCGTCCGGTGCGCGTGGCGTTCGAGCCGGAGCCCGGCTGTGTCATCGAGACCACGGCGCAGGCGGCGTCGCTGCTGTCCGAGGTGGACAAGGACTGGCTGGGCGTCTGCCTCGACACGTGTCACCTCGCGGTCGGGTTCGAGGACCCGGCGGCCGCGCTGGGCCGGCTGGAGGCGGCCGGGCTGGACGTCGTCAAGCTCCAGGCGTCGGCCGCCCTCGAAGCCGCGAACCCGGCGGATCCCGCGACGCGCGAGGCGTTGCAGTCCTTTGTGGAGCCCCGGTTCCTGCACCAGAGCAACGAAGGCGCCCCGCCGGGCGCCGACGACCTCGATCTCGCGCTGGCCGGGGGACTGCCGGGCGAGGCGCCGTGGCGGGTGCACTTCCACGTGCCGCTGCACGCCGACCCGGCACCGCCGCTGACGTCGACCCGGCCGGTGCTGACGTCGACCCTGGCCGAGCTGTTCGGCGGCGCCACCGCGCGCACCGACCACATCGAGGTCGAGACCTACACCTGGCGGGTGCTCCCGGACGCACCCGCCGACGACGCCGGGCTCGTCGCGGGCATCACCGCCGAGCTGGACTGGACCCGGCGTTCCCTGATCGGACTGGGCTTGGAAGAGGTAACCCGATGA